A DNA window from Longimicrobium sp. contains the following coding sequences:
- the tssG gene encoding type VI secretion system baseplate subunit TssG, which yields MEAAALADPVEPPPIFPVVAAAAEPEREEGAAAGPAPLEAAERVLGDAPASFGFFQAVRLLERLRPGRARVGRFADPADEVVRFSANPSIAFPPGEVHGLAMGADRPARMSVNFMGLTGPLGVLPLHYTLLVRQRNRARDEAAGEFLDLFHHRALSLFYRAWEKARVTIAAERGESDALRRHLLDATGEGPGAAGPRAAPEEALVFYAGLFAPLPRSAAGLEQLLGEVFGVEAQVEQFVGGWYPLPESDQCRLGEDDCGAADQVGLGAVVGDGVWHPQSGIRVRLGPLGKREYDRFLPTGDAYPLLRRLVRFYTHDQFECELRLVLAREEVPACVIGAEEGQGQPLGWSTWARTRDFPRDADDTLLRL from the coding sequence ATGGAAGCCGCTGCTCTAGCCGATCCTGTCGAGCCGCCGCCGATCTTCCCCGTCGTCGCCGCCGCCGCGGAGCCGGAGCGCGAGGAGGGGGCGGCGGCGGGGCCGGCGCCCCTGGAGGCGGCGGAGCGGGTGCTGGGGGACGCCCCCGCGTCGTTCGGCTTCTTCCAGGCGGTGCGGCTGCTGGAGCGGCTGCGCCCCGGCCGGGCGCGGGTGGGGCGCTTCGCGGACCCGGCGGACGAGGTGGTGCGATTTTCCGCCAACCCCAGCATCGCGTTTCCGCCGGGCGAGGTGCACGGGCTGGCGATGGGGGCGGACCGCCCCGCGCGGATGAGCGTGAACTTCATGGGCCTCACCGGCCCGCTGGGCGTGCTGCCGCTGCACTACACGCTGCTGGTGCGCCAGCGCAACCGGGCCCGCGACGAGGCCGCCGGCGAGTTCCTGGACCTGTTCCACCATCGCGCGCTCTCCCTGTTCTACCGCGCCTGGGAAAAGGCCCGCGTGACCATCGCGGCCGAGCGCGGAGAGAGCGACGCGCTTCGCCGCCACCTGCTGGACGCCACGGGCGAGGGACCGGGCGCCGCGGGTCCGCGCGCCGCGCCGGAAGAAGCGCTGGTCTTTTACGCCGGGCTGTTCGCGCCGCTGCCGCGCAGCGCCGCGGGGCTGGAGCAGCTGCTGGGCGAGGTGTTCGGCGTGGAGGCGCAAGTGGAGCAGTTCGTGGGCGGCTGGTATCCGCTGCCGGAAAGCGATCAGTGCCGCCTGGGCGAGGACGACTGCGGCGCGGCGGATCAGGTGGGGCTGGGCGCGGTGGTGGGCGACGGCGTGTGGCATCCGCAGTCCGGCATCCGCGTCCGCCTGGGCCCATTGGGCAAGCGCGAGTACGACCGCTTCCTCCCCACGGGCGACGCGTACCCCCTTCTGCGCCGTCTGGTGCGCTTCTACACGCACGACCAGTTCGAATGCGAGCTGCGGCTGGTGCTGGCGCGCGAGGAGGTCCCCGCGTGCGTGATCGGCGCGGAGGAGGGGCAGGGGCAGCCGCTTGGTTGGAGCACCTGGGCGCGGACGCGGGACTTTCCGCGAGACGCGGACGACACGCTGCTCCGGCTGTAG
- the tssH gene encoding type VI secretion system ATPase TssH: MNANVRSLIAKLNHHTRAAVESAAGLCLSRTHYDVEVEHYLLKLLDAPDADLGFILRHYEVDRSRLSRDLAAGLDRLKTGNARTPSLSPRLVEMLAAAWTAASLDYGAGEIRSGHTLVALLADDELARLARSISRELEKIPAADLRRDLPQVVAASAEEAAAPARGGGADEPGPVPGGRTPNLDQYTVDITERARGGQLDPVLGRDAEVRQVVDILTRRRQNNPILVGEAGVGKTAVVEGFALRIAQGDVPPVLRNVAVRTLDLALLQAGAGIKGEFENRLKGLIEEVKSSPVPIILFIDEAHTMIGAGGQAGQGDAANLLKPALARGELRTLAATTWSEYKKYFEKDPALARRFQVVKVEEPSEDACLVMMRGVAPALERHHGVRILDDGVRAAVRLSHRYLPDRQLPDKAVSVLDTACARLSLGQNATPGPVEDARRRLDDLDVQARVLEREQATGADHAEALAAIASARLRTETELAALTERWERERALVAEVRAARERLEALAGHGPAPDGAAPADAAALRAELDRRNGELQALQGGAPLVPVCVDAVLAGEVISGWTGIPVGKMLRDDLGMALELETHLERRIIGQSHALGAISQRIRTSRAGIEDPGKPVGVFLLVGPSGVGKTETALALSDLLYGGEHNLVTINMSEFQEPHTVSTLKGSPPGYVGYGEGGVLTEAVRRRPYSVVLLDEIEKAHPDVLELFFQVFDKGVMEDGEGRQVDFRNCILILTTNAGTESIMKLCADPETLPSADGLARALKPELDGVFKPAFLGRTVIIPYFPIRDEALRRIIGLKVDKVRRRLRETHRVDLVLDEAVSEAIAARCTEVESGARNVDNLLTNTLLPEISRILLRALVDGTPPVSIRVGVDERGAFTYAAHPATVPVPGTLLAETADVAEAAAA; encoded by the coding sequence ATGAACGCCAACGTCCGCTCCCTGATCGCGAAGCTGAACCACCACACGCGCGCCGCCGTGGAATCGGCGGCGGGGCTGTGCCTGTCGCGCACGCACTACGACGTGGAGGTGGAGCACTACCTCCTGAAGCTGCTCGACGCGCCCGACGCCGACCTGGGCTTCATCCTGCGCCACTACGAGGTGGACCGCTCGCGCCTGTCGCGCGACCTGGCGGCGGGGCTGGACCGGCTCAAGACCGGCAACGCCCGCACGCCGTCGCTCAGCCCCAGGCTGGTGGAGATGCTGGCCGCGGCCTGGACCGCCGCCTCGCTGGACTACGGCGCGGGCGAGATCCGCAGCGGCCACACCCTCGTCGCCCTGCTGGCGGACGACGAGCTGGCCCGCCTGGCGCGCTCCATCAGCCGCGAGCTGGAAAAGATCCCCGCCGCCGATCTGCGCCGCGACCTGCCGCAGGTCGTCGCCGCCTCGGCCGAAGAGGCTGCCGCACCCGCGCGCGGCGGCGGCGCGGACGAGCCGGGGCCGGTGCCGGGAGGCCGAACGCCCAACCTGGACCAGTACACGGTGGACATCACGGAGCGCGCCCGCGGCGGCCAGCTGGACCCCGTGCTGGGGCGCGACGCGGAGGTGCGGCAGGTGGTGGACATCCTCACCCGCCGCAGGCAGAACAACCCCATCCTGGTGGGCGAGGCGGGCGTGGGAAAGACGGCGGTGGTGGAGGGTTTTGCCCTGCGCATCGCCCAGGGCGACGTGCCGCCCGTGCTGCGCAACGTAGCCGTCCGCACGCTGGACCTGGCGCTGCTGCAGGCGGGCGCGGGGATCAAGGGCGAGTTCGAGAACCGCCTCAAGGGGCTCATCGAGGAGGTGAAGAGCTCGCCCGTGCCCATCATCCTCTTCATCGACGAGGCGCACACCATGATCGGCGCCGGGGGGCAGGCGGGGCAGGGGGATGCCGCCAACCTGCTCAAGCCGGCGCTGGCCCGCGGCGAGCTGCGCACGCTGGCCGCCACCACCTGGTCGGAATACAAGAAGTACTTCGAAAAGGACCCGGCCCTCGCGCGGCGCTTCCAGGTAGTCAAGGTGGAGGAGCCGTCGGAAGACGCCTGCCTGGTGATGATGCGGGGCGTGGCCCCCGCCCTGGAGCGCCACCACGGCGTGCGCATCCTGGACGACGGGGTGCGCGCCGCCGTGCGCCTGTCGCACCGCTACCTGCCGGACCGCCAGCTCCCCGACAAGGCCGTGAGCGTGCTGGACACCGCCTGCGCGCGGCTGTCGCTGGGGCAGAACGCCACCCCCGGACCCGTGGAGGACGCGCGGCGGCGGCTGGACGACCTGGACGTGCAGGCGCGGGTGCTGGAGCGCGAGCAGGCCACCGGCGCCGACCACGCGGAGGCGCTGGCCGCCATCGCTTCCGCGCGGCTGCGGACGGAGACGGAGCTGGCCGCGCTGACGGAGCGCTGGGAGCGCGAGCGCGCCCTGGTGGCGGAGGTCCGCGCCGCCCGCGAACGGCTCGAGGCCCTCGCCGGCCACGGTCCCGCGCCGGACGGCGCCGCGCCCGCGGACGCCGCGGCGCTGCGGGCGGAGCTGGACCGGCGGAACGGCGAGCTGCAGGCGCTGCAGGGCGGGGCGCCGCTGGTGCCGGTGTGCGTGGACGCCGTGCTCGCCGGCGAGGTGATCAGCGGGTGGACGGGGATCCCCGTGGGCAAGATGCTGCGCGACGACCTGGGAATGGCGCTGGAGCTGGAGACGCACCTGGAGCGGCGCATCATCGGCCAGTCGCACGCGCTGGGGGCGATCAGCCAGCGCATCCGCACCTCCAGGGCGGGGATCGAGGACCCGGGCAAGCCCGTGGGCGTGTTCCTGCTCGTGGGCCCCAGCGGCGTGGGGAAGACGGAGACCGCGCTGGCGCTGAGCGACCTGCTGTACGGCGGCGAGCACAACCTGGTCACCATCAACATGTCCGAGTTCCAGGAGCCCCACACCGTGAGCACGCTCAAGGGCTCCCCCCCGGGCTACGTGGGCTACGGCGAGGGCGGGGTGCTCACCGAGGCCGTGCGGCGGCGCCCGTACAGCGTGGTGCTTCTGGACGAGATCGAAAAGGCGCACCCGGATGTGCTCGAGCTCTTCTTTCAGGTGTTCGACAAGGGGGTAATGGAGGATGGCGAGGGGCGGCAGGTGGACTTCCGCAACTGCATCCTGATCCTCACCACCAACGCGGGGACGGAGAGCATCATGAAGCTGTGCGCCGACCCCGAGACGCTGCCCTCGGCGGACGGGCTGGCCCGCGCCCTCAAGCCGGAGTTGGACGGCGTGTTCAAGCCCGCGTTCCTGGGCCGCACCGTCATCATCCCCTACTTCCCCATCCGCGACGAGGCGCTGCGCCGCATCATCGGCCTCAAGGTGGACAAGGTGCGCCGCCGCCTGCGCGAGACGCACCGCGTAGACCTGGTGCTGGACGAGGCGGTGTCGGAGGCCATCGCCGCGCGCTGCACCGAGGTGGAGAGCGGCGCCCGCAACGTGGACAACCTGCTCACCAACACGCTGCTGCCCGAGATCTCGCGCATCCTGCTGCGCGCCCTGGTGGACGGCACGCCCCCCGTGAGCATCCGCGTGGGCGTTGACGAGCGCGGCGCCTTCACCTACGCCGCGCACCCCGCCACTGTGCCCGTTCCGGGGACGTTGCTGGCGGAGACCGCGGACGTCGCGGAGGCTGCGGCCGCGTAA
- the tssE gene encoding type VI secretion system baseplate subunit TssE produces MQPRDPERTVRLSVLDRLLEDDEAAGAAGTPWSRSVERLKASLLRDVEWLLNTRQTLEPAGPSHPEVQRSVYHYGLPDLTSLSAGSDGTRRRLLRQVEDAIRLFEPRLSRVRVSAPEDTPAGGRDVRFVVEALLEMDPEPQRVTFDTVLEPASGTFRVNGGSRA; encoded by the coding sequence ATGCAGCCGCGTGACCCGGAGCGGACCGTCCGCCTGTCGGTGCTGGACCGGCTGCTGGAGGACGACGAGGCCGCCGGCGCCGCGGGCACGCCCTGGTCGCGCTCGGTGGAGCGTCTCAAGGCGTCGCTGCTGCGCGACGTGGAGTGGCTGCTGAACACGCGGCAGACCCTGGAGCCGGCCGGTCCCTCGCACCCCGAGGTGCAGCGCTCCGTGTACCATTACGGGCTGCCGGACCTCACCTCCCTCTCCGCCGGGTCGGACGGCACGCGGCGCCGGCTGCTGCGGCAGGTGGAGGACGCCATCCGCCTCTTTGAGCCGCGGCTTTCGCGCGTGCGGGTGTCGGCCCCTGAAGACACGCCGGCGGGCGGGCGAGACGTGCGCTTCGTGGTGGAGGCGCTGCTGGAGATGGATCCCGAGCCGCAGCGGGTGACCTTCGACACGGTGCTGGAGCCGGCCAGCGGCACTTTCCGGGTGAACGGAGGGTCCCGTGCGTGA
- the tssI gene encoding type VI secretion system tip protein TssI/VgrG: MSYTQANRPIRVETVLGPDVLLLEGVSGVEGVSTPFSFGLDLVSEDDAVAAASLLRTPAVVTLTLSTGEERVFHGLIRRFVQEGRDEELTTYQAEIVPWIWFLSLSRESRIYQNLSVPEILEELFRRLGHADFELRCTRSYPKREYCVQYRETHLEFVSRLMEEEGIFYFFEHTPERHLLVVADDNGAVQPCPVIPAARFLGHEGGDVVGMLHSEEQACTGKVMLRDYDFLQPSLKLESAIAADDPEEDYDYPGDFAAPDDGDRYARIRLEEAAALRQVVRGQSTCRAFQSGFRFELTDHFRPAANQPYMLLQVQHVASAGDYRAWEGAPMEYRNHFLAIPHSVPYRPRRATPHPVIHGSQTALVVGPAGEEVWVDSHGRIKVQFYWDRVGRKDENSSCWVRVAQPWAGKGWGAVQIPRIGNEVVVEFLEGDPDRPLVTGSVYNAEQTPPFDLPGAGIQMGMKSRSSKGGGGYNEITMTDTKGTEQVTIHAQYDMGTTVEHDDTQTVNNDRTITVQGKHTETVTGDTSITVSSGKYSHDVAAGTATYHVAGAVSETFDSTLSTTVASKVTLDSTGSEIAVTAATKISIQVGSSSLTMDAGGNIELSGVNIKINGVTIAVSGDAEASMAVAASSVKCTPASMEVAGAMVKSAATAINEITGATVKLN; the protein is encoded by the coding sequence ATGAGCTACACGCAGGCCAACCGCCCCATACGGGTAGAGACGGTCCTGGGACCCGACGTGCTGCTGCTGGAGGGCGTGTCCGGCGTGGAGGGCGTTTCCACTCCGTTCTCCTTCGGGCTGGACCTCGTCTCGGAGGACGACGCCGTGGCCGCTGCCAGCCTCCTGCGCACCCCCGCCGTGGTCACGCTCACCCTCTCCACGGGCGAGGAGCGCGTCTTTCACGGGCTCATCCGCCGCTTCGTGCAGGAGGGGCGCGACGAGGAGCTGACCACGTACCAGGCCGAGATCGTTCCCTGGATCTGGTTCCTCTCCCTGTCGCGCGAGAGCCGCATCTACCAGAACCTGAGCGTCCCCGAGATCCTGGAGGAGCTGTTCCGCCGGCTGGGCCACGCCGACTTCGAGCTGCGCTGCACCCGCTCGTACCCCAAGCGCGAGTACTGCGTGCAGTATCGCGAGACGCACCTGGAGTTCGTTTCGCGGCTCATGGAGGAGGAGGGGATCTTTTACTTCTTCGAGCACACGCCCGAGCGGCACCTGCTGGTGGTGGCCGACGACAACGGCGCCGTGCAGCCCTGCCCCGTGATCCCCGCCGCGCGCTTCCTGGGCCACGAGGGCGGCGACGTCGTGGGGATGCTGCACAGCGAGGAGCAGGCGTGCACCGGCAAGGTGATGCTGCGGGACTACGACTTCCTGCAGCCCTCGCTCAAGCTGGAGAGCGCCATCGCCGCCGATGACCCCGAGGAGGACTACGACTACCCCGGCGACTTCGCCGCGCCGGACGACGGCGACCGCTACGCGCGCATCCGGCTGGAGGAGGCGGCCGCGCTGCGCCAGGTGGTGCGCGGGCAGAGCACCTGCCGCGCCTTCCAGAGCGGCTTCCGTTTCGAGCTGACGGACCACTTCCGCCCCGCGGCCAACCAGCCGTACATGCTGCTGCAGGTGCAGCACGTGGCCAGCGCCGGCGACTACCGGGCGTGGGAAGGCGCGCCCATGGAGTACCGCAACCACTTCCTCGCCATCCCCCACTCCGTCCCTTACCGCCCCCGCCGCGCCACGCCGCACCCCGTGATCCACGGCTCACAGACGGCGCTCGTGGTCGGCCCGGCCGGCGAGGAGGTGTGGGTGGATTCGCACGGGCGCATCAAGGTGCAGTTCTACTGGGACCGTGTGGGCCGCAAGGACGAGAACTCGTCGTGCTGGGTGCGGGTGGCGCAGCCGTGGGCGGGGAAGGGGTGGGGCGCCGTGCAGATCCCCCGCATCGGCAACGAGGTGGTCGTGGAGTTCCTGGAGGGCGACCCCGACCGCCCGCTGGTTACGGGGAGCGTGTACAACGCCGAGCAGACGCCTCCCTTCGACCTTCCCGGCGCCGGCATCCAGATGGGGATGAAGTCGCGGTCGTCGAAAGGCGGCGGCGGCTACAACGAGATCACCATGACGGACACCAAGGGCACGGAGCAGGTGACCATCCATGCCCAGTACGACATGGGAACCACGGTGGAGCACGACGACACCCAGACGGTGAACAACGACCGCACCATCACCGTGCAGGGCAAGCACACCGAGACGGTCACCGGCGACACCAGCATCACCGTAAGCAGCGGCAAGTACAGCCACGACGTGGCGGCGGGGACGGCGACGTACCACGTGGCCGGCGCCGTCTCCGAAACCTTTGACAGCACGCTCTCCACCACGGTGGCCAGCAAGGTCACGCTCGATTCCACCGGCTCCGAGATCGCCGTCACCGCGGCGACGAAGATCAGCATCCAGGTGGGCTCCAGCAGCCTGACCATGGACGCCGGCGGCAACATCGAGCTGAGCGGAGTCAACATCAAGATCAACGGCGTCACGATCGCCGTCAGCGGCGACGCCGAGGCGTCCATGGCCGTGGCCGCGTCGTCCGTGAAGTGCACGCCTGCCAGCATGGAAGTAGCGGGCGCCATGGTGAAGTCCGCCGCCACCGCCATTAACGAGATCACGGGCGCCACGGTCAAGCTGAACTGA
- the tssF gene encoding type VI secretion system baseplate subunit TssF produces MRDPLLDLYERELTFLRRTGAEFGRRYPRVASRLMLEPTKCDDPHVERLLEGFAFLAARVHLRLDDDAPEMAEALLDAAYPQYVRPIPSMSLVQLHPDPERAVAGGHPVPRGSLLYSRDVGGAPCKFRTCYDTVLWPVSVAGAKWMAPYELSPPVRAADAVAALRVELRCLPGATFAQVAADTLRFHLSAEPNLAGALYELLCNSCAQVLVRDLAPGSRAEPVILPGSAVTPVGFGEDEGMLPLPRRAFTGYRLLQEYFTFPEKFWFVDVAGFDRVRAAGMGSAVELVFLVSPFERPERRHALEAGVTADTFRLGCTPIVNLFPQTSEPTPVTQRTWEYRIVPDAHRPTTGIYSVEEVLAVSPGTPEPVRMAPLHAFRARMEGDGAEVYWYARRRPSGWRPDEGTDVCLQFVDRQARLARPGHSAVTARLLCHNGDLPSRLELGRADGDFSLPGGGPVNRVSMLSKPTPLVHPPAGGAQLWRLVSQLSLNYVSLAEGGAETLRALLRLHNFADARSAEKHILGIESVSGTPMHARIGSEAGVAFARGHRVEIVFDEEMYAGGGVYLLAAVLERFLGLYVSMNSFCVLAARTRQRKEPLREWAPRAGWKPLL; encoded by the coding sequence GTGCGTGACCCGCTGCTGGACCTGTACGAGCGCGAGCTCACCTTTCTGCGCCGCACCGGGGCGGAGTTCGGCAGGCGGTACCCGCGCGTGGCGTCGCGGCTCATGCTGGAGCCCACCAAGTGCGACGACCCGCACGTGGAGCGGCTGCTGGAGGGGTTCGCCTTCCTGGCCGCGCGCGTGCACCTGCGCCTGGACGACGACGCGCCCGAAATGGCCGAGGCGCTGCTGGACGCGGCGTATCCGCAGTACGTGCGCCCCATCCCGTCCATGTCGCTGGTGCAGCTGCACCCCGACCCCGAGCGGGCCGTGGCCGGCGGGCACCCTGTGCCGCGCGGGTCGCTGCTGTATTCACGCGACGTGGGCGGCGCGCCGTGCAAGTTCCGCACGTGCTACGACACCGTGCTCTGGCCGGTGAGCGTGGCCGGCGCGAAGTGGATGGCGCCGTACGAGCTGAGCCCGCCCGTGCGCGCGGCGGACGCGGTCGCCGCGCTGCGGGTGGAGTTGCGCTGCCTTCCGGGCGCCACCTTCGCCCAGGTGGCGGCGGACACGCTGCGCTTTCACCTGAGCGCGGAGCCCAACCTGGCGGGAGCGCTGTACGAGCTGCTCTGCAACAGCTGCGCGCAGGTGCTGGTGCGCGACCTCGCGCCGGGGTCCCGCGCGGAGCCCGTGATCCTTCCCGGCTCGGCGGTCACGCCGGTGGGCTTCGGGGAGGACGAAGGGATGCTTCCGCTGCCGCGCCGCGCCTTCACGGGATACCGGCTGCTGCAGGAGTACTTCACCTTCCCGGAGAAGTTCTGGTTCGTGGACGTGGCCGGCTTCGACCGGGTGCGCGCGGCGGGGATGGGGTCCGCCGTGGAGCTCGTCTTCCTCGTCTCCCCCTTTGAGCGGCCGGAGCGGCGCCACGCCCTGGAAGCCGGCGTGACGGCCGACACCTTCCGGCTCGGCTGCACCCCCATCGTCAACCTCTTTCCGCAGACGTCGGAGCCCACGCCGGTCACGCAGCGCACGTGGGAGTACCGCATCGTCCCCGACGCGCACCGGCCCACCACGGGGATCTACTCGGTGGAGGAGGTGCTGGCCGTGTCGCCGGGGACGCCGGAGCCGGTGCGGATGGCGCCGCTGCACGCCTTCCGCGCCCGGATGGAGGGCGACGGGGCGGAGGTCTACTGGTACGCGCGCCGCCGTCCCTCCGGCTGGCGGCCTGACGAGGGCACGGACGTCTGCCTCCAGTTCGTGGACCGGCAGGCGCGCCTTGCCCGGCCGGGCCACAGCGCCGTGACGGCACGCCTGCTGTGCCACAACGGCGACCTTCCCTCGCGGCTGGAGCTGGGCCGCGCGGACGGTGACTTCTCCCTTCCGGGGGGCGGACCCGTGAACCGCGTGAGCATGCTCTCCAAGCCCACGCCCCTGGTGCACCCGCCGGCCGGCGGCGCGCAGCTCTGGCGGCTCGTCTCGCAGCTCTCGCTGAACTACGTGTCGCTCGCCGAGGGCGGCGCCGAGACGCTGCGAGCCCTGCTGCGCCTGCACAATTTCGCCGACGCGCGATCGGCGGAAAAGCACATCCTGGGGATCGAGTCGGTGAGCGGCACGCCCATGCACGCGCGCATCGGCAGCGAGGCGGGGGTGGCGTTCGCCCGCGGGCACCGGGTGGAGATCGTGTTCGACGAGGAGATGTACGCGGGCGGCGGCGTGTACCTGCTGGCCGCGGTGCTGGAGCGGTTCCTGGGGCTGTACGTGTCGATGAACAGCTTCTGCGTCCTGGCCGCGCGCACGCGGCAGCGCAAGGAGCCGCTGCGCGAGTGGGCGCCGAGGGCGGGATGGAAGCCGCTGCTCTAG